The Plutella xylostella chromosome 25, ilPluXylo3.1, whole genome shotgun sequence region acaagacaagacctatccaactgcaacgtgaacgtggagtgagacagggggatgtgatatctccgaaactgttcaccaatgcattggaagatgtctttaagacgttggactggaaaggacatggcatatgtataaatggcgagtacatgtcacacccccgcttcgcggacgacatcgttattatggcagaatctctgcaggaactcagctggatgataagtggcctaaatgctgcttcccgacgtgttggcctcggtatgaacttggacaagacgaaagtcatgtacaatgcttacatcaaaccggagccggtcgccgttggtgaggcaacaatcgaagttgtgcaagaatatgtctacctcgggcagactattcggctaggcagaagcaactgtgacaaggaggctgcaaggcgcatccaactgggttgggctgcattcgggaaacttcgtcacatattctcctcggccattcctcagagcctgaagacaaaagtcttcaaccagtgcgtcctgccagtgatgacgtatggtgcagagacgtggacactgacggtaggactggtccaccgatttaaagtcgctcagcgtgctatggagagagctatgcttggggtttctctgatggatcgtatcagaaatgaggttatccgtcagaggactaaggttaccgacatagctgtcaaaatatgcaagctgaagtggcagtgggctggtcatatctgccgaagaaccgataaccgttggggtagacgagttctcgagtggagaccacgaacaggcaaacgcagcgtgggacgccctcctgcccgctgggctgacgaccttaggagggtggcgggtagtggttggatgaggaaggccgaggaccgagtgttgtggcgctccttgggagaggcctatgtccagcagtggatgattattggctgatgatgatgaccaaCCATAGACCAGCTCTAGTTTAAGAAGAATTATACTTGACACGATCAAAGTGCACCGGTACTTCGCCCCATAGCATGAATCGCAAGACGCAGGATATGACAAGTGTTAAATTGCGCTGGCTATTGGAGCCGACCTAAGTTGATTGCAATAGgttaatgatatttttatttacctgCAGGCAAGTTTATAGTTAACATCACTGTATTGAATATGGCTTGGTTCGATCCATAGCATACTTATTCTTTGTAACCCTCATTACCAAATCTTCGTTATAGTTTGCTGTAATGACATAGGTTGTTATTTGCCCAACAATGGAACACatatagtcgtttgcaatagaatccaacaatcatgtaaacaaatatggcggactgacattgacagcgtattgtttatgcccatagtgatgtcatagtgttctaattagattaaatatataagccatagactataaataaaactgaatatatataaaaaagtgtttattaaaacaaatttaaatcttcgtcttcttcatcatcactatcagaagtgtcgccggtgaccgtaattataaatggaaccactgtgtcatcgcttgccgtgtctaaaatgccgtagagctttttcatttcttcctcttctttttttcgttttggttaattatattaagctcttgaaaattcttttttattgtattcaaataatattaaattaaaataatttattaaattaaaattaaaagataacttcagattacgaacaacactaacttttcaatgacttatagagttcgatgagtaaaaaactaagatgacagcttgtcaaatacttcgaaatttttacgttgcaaatgttttaacaaatttaacttataaatacaagttaaatcgtgttgaagataatgtgaaaacaatggtgtgttcgttgaaatcagactatgttcataattgatcgtcaaatgtatgtgattacggagtaatcgtgacaatttggtttgtttacatgattgttggattctattgcaaacgacttaTAAGTCTGtacattaaaaacaaatgaaaaaccCCTATTTCCCCTGCAGCGGACCAGGAGCTTGACCACAAGCTGCGCTGGAGCATGTTCCGGCTGAGCGAGCTGGACTGCTACTCGGCGATGCTCACGCGCCTCTACAAGCAGGAGCTGCAGCTCATCGTCATGAAGTACGAGCAGTACCGGTCAGTACACTCGAGCATTGTTTATTCATTACTGTAATACATAACTTGCCTATGATACATTTCTTTACGTTATCTGTTGTTGCTGTCCTATGGTACCCcggtggtacagagggcctttacaagcgtgcgccacgccgttctgtcctcagcaaccgctctggcttccgtccagctcaggccttgcgctcGCACCTCGCCGTCCACTGTGCGCCGCCATGTGCCATCTTGACGTTATCTACATAGGTCTATTTAGCTTTTTGCCATTAGTTCCATTTCACCTTAACAATTTTCCATGGGAATGTTAAATATAGTCTGACATTTGTATGGCCTTCTCTTGGCACTTTGTATCAGTACCTATCCATATTTTGGCTGTATGGCTTAACCAAcaataaatgataaaaatgtGTATATCTATGATATATGTGGTATCAAGGTAGGTTATCTCCAATAATCTCTATCAAATGTGTATAGATAATATATCTATTCTGGAAATTTATGCATGTTTTGTTGTTTCAGATCTGCTCTGGTTCAAGAGATAGAGAGGAGGAGGCGTGGTATACAATACCACCCCCACTCCAACTGTTGACCCACAACACTCCGCCTTACTCAGCtgtgattttataatttaagaaAAATCAACTATATTTTATCAACTCATGCCTTCCTATATTGTGCCTTAACTTATAAGAATAAATTAATTCTTGATAAAggtgtttgttttttcaatGATTCATCTTTTGGCTGAATCATAtcatatttgtatattttacacttatttacaaactatcattacatttaaataaactgactaattttattattcttttaacAATTCAGGGTCTCCCAGCTCCTTCTTTTCTTTCATCACCTGTTGTCCATTTACAATTTCATACTCATCAACTTTCTTCAAACCGGACACTCTGATCACTTTGGCATTTGGTATATTCAGTGTCCTTGACCAGGCCAAACCtgcaagaaaataatatttgattaaacTATGCTCACCAGGGAATCCTATCAATCATAATTGTTATTAGTtacagtttttaataaatatcctaactaatattataaatgcgaaagtaactgtgtctgtctgtctgttactctttcacgccaaaactactgaacggatttgaatgaaatttggtatacatacggtctagaccctggaaagaacatatgctactttttatctcggaattcccacgggaaaactcttTAAGGCGAAGAGAAgagcgcgggaacagctattcttcatataaacaaaaaatgctCTTTGCAAAAtgcttattatattttgcatAGTGGACAACTTCCTGAAACTGTAGCCTTCTACTGCAGTAATTAATGTTACTAGTTAGCACCAGTCATACACGATTTGAATTCAAAAAGTATATGTAACATTTAATTCAAAtatgtaacaaaaataatgatgaaatGTAATTACGAGATGGACAGATTGGATCTTAccaaaattaatttgataatTAGTGGATAGTtaaaacttattatattatattacctgGGGAAACTTCTTTCTCCTCGTCAGTCTTGAGGCCATAATAATGTGCCCAATCGGCTTTTCCCTTATAAACACTGTAGCAAACTAAGCCAAAGCAATTCCAAGCTATAAGGCCATAGGCTATACTCAATCTCTGCTTCCAAACAAACGCCTTGTCCTCAGGAATAGGCCTGGTTCTGCGACGAACAATCTTGTGGAACCACTTGTGaatcatattttaaattaatattttctgaAACACAATTTAGGTTATGTTTATGTAATGAGTTTTTCTACGATATTAAATTTGGATATAACAATTCTGGTGGATTCTTGGTGAAAGTAAAGCTCTGCTAACTCTTTAATTAGCGGTTTATCAATACCATAAATTGATTTTTACTCACCAAAAATAAAGCCTTGTTTTGGTTATGTATTTTGACGTTTCGTTTGTCTGGTCTGGGACTGTGGGTTGACAGTGACAggtaaacaataatattctGTGAATTACATGGGTACTagaaatctcagaataatttTTGAATCGCAGTTCATGCACGTAAAGGTTCTTTCCCGACGCAACTCGCAAGGGAGATTTGGGACTTGggattttatgtaaaaaataacaaagataCTAATCTCATTTGCTGAATTAGCTTCTTCTATATCCTCctctaggcctaaacccttccttcattggaaggagacccgtgccccccgtgccccagcagtggggacataatgggtcgtgatgatatcATCCTTTAACATTCAATCCCTACGGTAGCCAATGGGTTTcagttcttcggcagatatggcTTAAACACTTTTTAACATGGAGCGCGCTGCCAAAAGCTACTTGTCCTCCGAGTCACAACGACTGAGCACCACTAGCAGGGGCTGCAAATAAACCTGACCCTCTCTCAGTAGCAATGTCACGAGGTCAGATTTCTGTTCAAGCCACTGTGCCTACTTAGATACCATCATCTCAATGCCCATGGTGGCCACCGACCCAATGTGCCTACCTATATTAGGTACGTCTACATCTCAATGCCCATCGTGGGTGCAGGggctagggcatgcaataccggaactattttcaataccggtattgagttccggtattgcaactcaataccgggatcccggtataaataccggtattagatttccttgtaataaatggcatatattgtgattaaaggtcgtataggtcaaaataaaacgagaaaaagcaatgaaattcattacgaataccggtattgcggtattgcatgccctagcaGGGGCTCTTCTTGTCTGATTACTactagttaggtaggtacctacgaagtaaattattatttatgcatataatattatccttaataggtacctaatcaaATCTACCGTAACCTGCGGCTCcatatacatagataggtTCTTTCGTGCCTAATTTATCAACTTCGTGCTTCTGCTCGTAAAGTTCAGTCGAAGGTCAGAGTCACCTCGCTCGCGGGCGCAGCGAGGCGGTGCCAGGTGCCGCCTGCCGCAGGGCTGGTGCACGTACAGACTgcattacctacttactagaAGCCTGAAAGTGTTAACTTCACGTTTATTTATACCTTTCTTGCTTTTCTGTTTAGTTAGAAGAGGAAGTTAAATATTTGATTCTATTTTTAACGACtttaaaaaaaggaggaggttcgtcgggatctttttttgcACTACGGGTCAATTTGCCCAATTTCATAAATCTTCCCTTTATGGCCCAAATATCTTATTTTTGTACTACCTACGTTCAAAACGTGTATTGATTATCACCGTTAAACATGCTTGTGCAATGTTTATGCCCATCAAATCCCTCTTTTATTTTCCATTCAAAAAGTTCTCATATCTGAACGAGCAGCAATAAACTGTTCGTGTCAGAAGGCGCCAGGTCGCGAAACCTTGCAGAAGGTCGCATCACAGCTTTGTTTACATCAGTACCATGCGAGCTCCTTGCTGGCCCGCGGTGTTAGCATCGTAACTGTTCATTTGTTGTTCCAAGTAGACTCATGGGAAAAAAGGATAAGAAGAGGTAGGTTATTAAGTAATCGAAAATATTGTTCAGgaagtttaaatatttgacTACTGAAAGTCTTCACTTTAGGTagattattatgttgtgttgtatgtaggtattatgtaacCTATGTAATTAGTAGATAACTGCAGATTAGAACTCAAGTTGAATATGCAGAACCGCATTAAAACCAATCCACTCTTAAGTACTTTATTACCGTCACAAATTCATTAAAAGTGCTTACGTACGTTTCAGAATAAAATCAGAGGTAGTAAATGCTTTGAAAAAGCATTATGAAACGTTTCTTGAAGAAGATAAAAAACGAAAAGAACGCAATGAGTTTATTCTTGCACGCCTCGACCAGTTACGATCCACTATCCCCACAGCTTCTCACCATCGGATGCCAACTATGGTAAAtatgttcatcatcatcagccaataatcatccactgctggacataggcctctcccaaggagcgccacaacactcggtcctcggccttcctcatccaaccactacccgccacccgcctaaggtcgtcagtccagcgggcaggagggcgtcccacgctgcgtttgcctgttcgtggtctccactcgagaactcgtctaccccaacggttatcggttcttcggcagatatgaccagcccactgccactccagcttgcatattttgacagctatgtcggtaaccttagtcatctgacggataacctcatttctgatacgatccatcagagaaacctcaagcatagctctctccatagcacgctgagcgactttaaatcggtggaccagtcctaccgtcagtgtccacgtctctgtaccatacgtca contains the following coding sequences:
- the LOC105382352 gene encoding uncharacterized protein LOC105382352, whose translation is MIHKWFHKIVRRRTRPIPEDKAFVWKQRLSIAYGLIAWNCFGLVCYSVYKGKADWAHYYGLKTDEEKEVSPGLAWSRTLNIPNAKVIRVSGLKKVDEYEIVNGQQVMKEKKELGDPELLKE